A region from the Phycisphaeraceae bacterium genome encodes:
- a CDS encoding SPASM domain-containing protein, with protein MSTLQLHVDRQLARTVTFTGRLKQVRFRLRATKAVVHGLDYFARGIFHVWRNRRYLTAIKLINMALVNVQFRLKTEYVFGRPYNMKIESTNICNTKCQLCPTGQGLEGRPKGRMDISAFRKLIDQLKRFLFGLDLSMWGDPLIVPEIYDMIRYAHDRGIWTYLSSNLHALKITPEKRQAEALVKSGLDMLTCSLHGASQETFAIYQPGKSFADTLEKVKHIIAVRDALGSATPTIQLNFVVTRFNEHERPKFEALAKQLGCKAVFSTASMNIRFLGRDKQLHDLGLAPDILKKKVRDHLEKWLPRDDAYVLKPYKQLLENDLTIDEFNGKKLFDCSWPWKASVINWDGTVCACCGSFDPNEDFGNVFEQSFAKVWNSHRYRMARRSFKNKLEAADAKDNPCASCPGFMI; from the coding sequence ATGAGTACCCTTCAGCTCCACGTCGATCGTCAACTGGCCCGTACTGTCACGTTCACGGGGCGCCTCAAGCAAGTGCGCTTCCGTCTCCGCGCGACCAAAGCTGTGGTGCATGGTCTGGACTACTTCGCCCGTGGCATCTTCCACGTATGGCGTAATCGCCGCTATCTCACGGCCATCAAGCTCATCAACATGGCCCTGGTGAATGTGCAGTTTCGTCTTAAGACCGAGTACGTGTTCGGCCGTCCGTACAACATGAAGATCGAGTCCACCAATATCTGCAACACCAAGTGCCAGCTTTGCCCCACCGGTCAGGGGCTTGAAGGTCGTCCCAAGGGCAGGATGGACATCTCGGCATTTCGCAAGTTGATCGACCAGCTCAAGCGTTTTCTGTTTGGGCTGGATTTATCGATGTGGGGTGATCCGCTGATCGTGCCTGAGATCTACGACATGATCCGTTACGCACATGATCGCGGCATCTGGACCTATCTCAGCTCCAACCTCCACGCCCTCAAAATTACTCCGGAAAAACGTCAGGCGGAAGCGTTGGTCAAGAGCGGCCTCGACATGCTCACCTGCTCACTTCATGGCGCGAGTCAGGAGACTTTCGCGATTTATCAACCGGGCAAGAGCTTTGCCGACACGCTGGAAAAGGTAAAGCACATCATTGCGGTGCGTGACGCCCTGGGCAGCGCGACGCCGACCATTCAGCTCAACTTCGTCGTTACCCGTTTTAACGAACACGAGAGACCGAAATTTGAAGCGCTGGCCAAACAGCTTGGTTGCAAAGCTGTCTTTTCAACCGCTTCGATGAACATCCGTTTCCTGGGTCGGGATAAGCAGCTCCACGACCTGGGACTGGCTCCGGACATTTTGAAGAAAAAAGTGCGAGATCATCTTGAGAAGTGGTTGCCGCGTGACGATGCCTATGTTCTCAAGCCGTACAAGCAACTGCTTGAAAATGACCTGACGATCGATGAGTTCAACGGAAAAAAACTGTTCGACTGTTCCTGGCCGTGGAAAGCCAGCGTCATCAACTGGGACGGCACAGTCTGCGCCTGCTGCGGTTCATTCGATCCGAATGAAGACTTTGGAAATGTCTTTGAGCAAAGCTTCGCGAAGGTGTGGAACAGTCATCGATACCGCATGGCAAGACGGAGCTTCAAAAACAAACTGGAGGCAGCAGACGCGAAGGATAACCCTTGCGCGAGCTGTCCCGGATTCATGATTTGA
- a CDS encoding glycosyltransferase, with product MTPAEHPHLPEPSVTPVLRLAGDRPRSDSPRVSPPFVLHVRVVAGKGGGPDKTILRSAEHLNPAKLRVAAAYIHPHGDPGIATIRQQAQQHGCPLYEIGESGAVDPRTIRSLIQLCRKLRVTVWHGHDYKSNALGLIVRKWWPMKLVTTVHGWTGETFRTRLYYHVDNWCLPRYDHVITVSPQLYRHCLKLGIPREKLSYIPNGVEITEFHSTGQRDAQRREWAVPQDATVMGVVGRLSIEKGVDRAIRLLADLKPQYPRLELHLFGDGPQRAALEGLAASLNVADSVRFHGWLEDSRPAYEMMDILLLPSHTEGLPNVVLEAMAMKVTVAATDVGGVSELLDGGRCGSLLPQDHTEWPRLIEPLLVSAARREELARQAYERVGKRYTFTQRLSKEWTVYKHLLRLADRPAATASRRVA from the coding sequence ATGACCCCTGCTGAACACCCACACCTGCCAGAACCTTCCGTGACGCCGGTACTGCGACTGGCGGGCGATCGTCCACGCTCGGACAGTCCGCGTGTCAGCCCGCCATTCGTGCTTCATGTGCGAGTCGTGGCCGGCAAGGGTGGCGGGCCGGATAAGACCATTCTTCGCTCCGCGGAACACCTCAATCCCGCCAAGCTCCGTGTCGCAGCGGCCTACATTCATCCTCATGGCGACCCCGGCATTGCCACCATCCGCCAGCAGGCGCAACAGCACGGGTGCCCGCTTTATGAAATCGGCGAATCAGGTGCCGTTGATCCGCGAACCATCCGCTCGCTGATCCAGCTCTGCCGAAAACTCCGTGTGACGGTCTGGCATGGTCATGATTACAAATCCAATGCGTTAGGCCTCATCGTGCGCAAGTGGTGGCCGATGAAACTCGTCACCACCGTGCATGGCTGGACAGGGGAGACATTCCGCACCCGGCTGTATTACCACGTCGATAACTGGTGCCTGCCGCGCTATGACCACGTCATCACGGTCAGCCCGCAGCTATACCGTCATTGCCTCAAACTCGGCATTCCTCGTGAGAAGCTCAGCTACATACCCAATGGCGTTGAGATCACAGAGTTTCACTCGACGGGACAGCGCGACGCGCAACGCCGTGAGTGGGCCGTTCCACAGGACGCCACGGTGATGGGTGTTGTCGGTCGGCTCAGCATTGAAAAAGGAGTGGATCGCGCGATCCGTCTGCTCGCAGACCTCAAACCGCAATACCCCCGTCTCGAGCTGCATCTCTTTGGTGACGGTCCTCAGCGTGCAGCATTGGAGGGGCTGGCTGCGAGCCTGAACGTCGCGGATTCGGTACGGTTTCACGGGTGGCTTGAAGATTCACGTCCCGCCTACGAAATGATGGACATACTGCTGCTTCCCAGCCATACGGAAGGTTTGCCGAATGTGGTCCTCGAAGCGATGGCGATGAAGGTCACAGTCGCAGCAACCGATGTGGGCGGCGTGAGCGAGTTGCTCGATGGCGGCCGGTGCGGGTCATTACTGCCGCAGGATCACACTGAATGGCCGCGCCTGATCGAACCGCTCCTGGTCAGTGCAGCCCGCCGTGAAGAGCTTGCCCGTCAAGCATACGAACGGGTCGGGAAGCGTTACACATTTACTCAACGGCTCAGCAAGGAATGGACGGTGTACAAACATCTGTTGCGCCTCGCAGATCGTCCAGCCGCAACCGCTTCACGTCGAGTCGCATGA
- a CDS encoding type II/IV secretion system protein: protein MAKDDLDQWLARTAAKAGSPAAPVRTGESLSDLWSPEDESAPAAAPSDLGEALIAAGAADAAQVSTARTVVEKTPGKTLADAFYDMGIDEIALQQVIAQINSLAFQRVEKPEQIDARHLSRLGADFCKNHGVIPLQMSGTRLLLGVVHPDNLIIIDEVRHKLSLPVKAVVVCRCDIAAILDGMREESEETVEVDRIIAGIQEDDIEVVQSKEEDVDLEKMAGESPVIRYVNYLIFNAVKEGASDIHIEPQEKKLKVRYRIDGVLFEMMNPPHHMHAAIISRLKIMSNLDISERRLPQDGRIRAMVHGRKLDLRLSTLPTAQGEKAVMRILDTRSIQVKLDELGMDGDSLLMWKHQIDQPHGIILVTGPTGSGKTTTLYASLAQMDMQKLNISTVEDPVEYHLNGITQVQTHEKIGMNFSAALRSLLRQDPDVIMVGEIRDAETARIAIQASLTGHLVLSTLHTNDAPSSITRLINIGVEPYLIGAAVNATLAQRLVRRICPNCKKQIAPPEHLKEHLEMHGIPADQVWVGAGCDRCRNTGYAGRLGLYELLILDDMMRDKIASNPNVTELRRLCVERGMVTLREDGFRKVAQGMTTVDEVLRVTESTI from the coding sequence ATGGCGAAGGATGATCTCGATCAGTGGTTGGCCCGGACCGCCGCGAAGGCCGGCTCTCCCGCAGCCCCGGTACGCACCGGTGAGTCGCTGAGTGATCTGTGGTCACCTGAAGATGAGTCCGCGCCGGCAGCGGCACCAAGCGATCTGGGTGAAGCACTCATCGCAGCCGGTGCCGCCGACGCTGCGCAGGTAAGCACCGCACGTACCGTTGTCGAAAAGACGCCCGGCAAGACGCTGGCAGACGCTTTTTATGACATGGGTATTGATGAAATCGCGCTCCAGCAGGTCATCGCGCAGATTAATTCGCTGGCATTCCAGCGCGTCGAGAAACCTGAGCAGATCGATGCCCGCCACCTCAGCCGCCTCGGGGCGGATTTTTGTAAAAATCACGGCGTGATCCCGCTCCAAATGTCGGGTACGCGGCTCCTGTTGGGGGTCGTGCATCCTGACAATCTCATCATCATCGACGAAGTACGACACAAGCTCTCTCTTCCGGTCAAGGCTGTCGTCGTCTGCCGCTGCGACATCGCGGCCATTCTCGATGGCATGCGTGAGGAAAGCGAGGAGACCGTCGAGGTCGATCGGATCATCGCCGGTATCCAGGAAGATGACATTGAAGTCGTCCAATCCAAGGAAGAGGATGTTGATCTCGAAAAGATGGCCGGCGAATCACCGGTCATTCGCTATGTGAACTACCTGATCTTCAACGCGGTCAAGGAAGGCGCGAGTGATATTCATATTGAGCCGCAGGAAAAAAAGCTCAAGGTCCGCTACCGCATTGATGGTGTGTTATTCGAGATGATGAACCCGCCGCATCACATGCACGCGGCCATCATCTCTCGTCTGAAGATCATGTCGAATCTCGACATTTCCGAGCGACGACTGCCGCAGGACGGTCGCATCCGCGCCATGGTTCACGGGCGGAAACTCGATCTGCGTCTCTCGACTTTACCCACAGCGCAGGGTGAAAAGGCCGTCATGCGTATTCTCGATACGCGATCGATCCAGGTGAAGCTCGACGAGCTTGGCATGGACGGTGACAGCCTGCTCATGTGGAAACACCAGATCGATCAGCCGCACGGAATCATCCTTGTCACCGGCCCAACCGGCAGCGGTAAGACCACCACTCTCTACGCCTCGCTGGCGCAGATGGATATGCAGAAACTGAATATCTCGACCGTCGAAGACCCGGTCGAGTATCACCTCAACGGTATCACGCAGGTACAGACGCATGAAAAGATCGGCATGAACTTTTCCGCAGCTCTGCGATCGCTGCTCCGACAAGACCCTGACGTCATCATGGTCGGTGAGATTCGTGACGCGGAAACCGCACGCATCGCTATCCAGGCATCGTTGACCGGACACCTCGTGCTTTCAACACTGCACACCAACGATGCGCCAAGCTCGATCACTCGGTTGATCAACATCGGCGTCGAGCCTTATCTGATCGGTGCCGCGGTTAACGCGACTCTTGCGCAGCGCCTTGTTCGCAGGATATGTCCCAACTGCAAAAAGCAGATTGCTCCGCCGGAGCATCTCAAAGAACATCTGGAAATGCACGGTATCCCGGCGGATCAGGTCTGGGTTGGTGCCGGCTGCGACCGCTGCCGCAACACCGGCTACGCCGGCCGCCTGGGGTTGTATGAGTTGCTCATCCTCGACGACATGATGCGAGACAAGATCGCCAGTAACCCTAATGTCACCGAGCTTCGCCGCCTCTGTGTGGAGCGTGGCATGGTGACGCTGCGCGAGGATGGTTTCCGCAAAGTCGCGCAGGGAATGACCACGGTGGATGAAGTTCTCCGGGTCACCGAAAGCACGATCTGA